A DNA window from Loxodonta africana isolate mLoxAfr1 chromosome 7, mLoxAfr1.hap2, whole genome shotgun sequence contains the following coding sequences:
- the LOC100654922 gene encoding LOW QUALITY PROTEIN: olfactory receptor 52K2-like (The sequence of the model RefSeq protein was modified relative to this genomic sequence to represent the inferred CDS: inserted 1 base in 1 codon) yields MSASNMTSTHPSAFLLMGIPGLEHLHIWISIPFCSAYTLALLGNCTLLFIIRSDAALHEPMYLFLATLAAIDLVLSSTTLPKMLAIFWFRDRKINFYACLVQMFFLHSFAIMESAVLLAMAFDRYMAICKPLHYTMVLTGHLITXIVMAAVLRAVTLMTPLPFLLKFFHYCQGPVIAHCYCEHMAAVRLACGDTRFNNIYGIAVAMFIVVLDLLFVILSYIFILWAVLQLASQEARYKAFGTCVSHIGAILAFYTPVVISSVMHRVARRAPPHVHILLANFYLLFPPMVNPIIYGVKTKQIREQVIGLFLRKDV; encoded by the exons ATGTCAGCCTCCAATATGACCTCAACTCATCCATCTGCCTTCTTGTTGATGGGGATCCCAGGCCTGGAGCACCTGCACATCTGGATCTCCATTCCCTTCTGCTCAGCCTATACACTGGCCCTGCTAGGCAACTGCACCCTGCTCTTCATCATCCGCTCTGATGCAGCCCTCCATGAGCCCATGTACCTCTTCCTGGCCACGTTGGCAGCCATTGACCTGGTTCTGTCCTCTACAACACTGCCCAAAATGCTTGCCATATTCTGGTTCAGGGATAGGAAGATCAACTTCTATGCCTGCCTGGTTCAGATGTTCTTTCTTCACTCCTTCGCCATCATGGAGTCAGCAGTGCTGCTGGCCATGGCCTTTGATCGCTAtatggccatctgcaagcccctgcactACACCATGGTGCTGACTGGGCACCTAATCA GGATTGTCATGGCTGCTGTACTCCGAGCTGTGACACTAATGACCCCACTCCCTTTCCTGCTCAAATTCTTCCACTACTGCCAAGGCCCAGTGATTGCCCACTGCTACTGTGAACACATGGCTGCAGTAAGGCTGGCCTGTGGAGACACACGCTTCAACAATATCTATGGCATTGCTGTGGCCATGTTTATTGTGGTATTGGATCTGCTGTTTGTTATCTTATCTTACATCTTTATCCTTTGGGCAGTTCTACAGCTTGCTTCTCAGGAGGCTCGCTATAAGGCATTTGGGACATGTGTCTCTCACATAGGTGCCATTCTAGCCTTCTACACACCTGTGGTCATCTCCTCAGTCATGCATCGTGTGGCCCGCCGGGCTCCTCCCCATGTCCACATTCTTCTTGCTAACTTCTATCTGCTTTTCCCACCCATGGTCAACCCTATCATCTATGGTGTCAAGACAAAGCAGATTCGTGAGCAAGTCATAGGACTATTCCTGAGAAAGGATGTGTAA